Genomic window (Ranitomeya variabilis isolate aRanVar5 chromosome 8, aRanVar5.hap1, whole genome shotgun sequence):
GTTTGGGTTGGATCCATGATAATGGTGTCAGCAGGGGATCGGCTTTACATTCTCGATTACCAAACAATTCTTAAACATTTTATAGTAAaactttttgtaaaaaaataaataatcagttCCCCAGCAAGAAGGTGCGGTGCAATCTTCAGCTGATCCTTTATATACAGGAACTAATGAGGTCCAGAAGGTTTGCCTGCTCCTCCATGTACGCCTGCAGGAGGTTACTTCTTATGTCTCTGCACCAACTGGTTGACCGGTAAATGTCCATCTTTCACTTGTGTCCGAATCTCAGGTTTATTCTTCAGAGCGAAGACCAAAGCACGGACCGTCCTTCTGTAGTGCACATTGATGAGTCTGGAGCTTTGGTGGAAAACTTCTCGTTCTATGCACTCAGCCAAAGAGTCACCGGCCTGATGGGCGAGCAGAACATAAGACATTGCCTTGTGCATGTTCCATTACTTGTTTCATCAGTCGCCATCTACTGCCGTTTTCAGCAAGGCTCCAGCGTAATTGCATTTGTAACTTGATGGATCTGCTTTGTGGACCGgaagtctttttttttattttttattttctcaatacAGAGCCGTGAATGAGTCCCACAAACACAGATCCAACAAATTACAAAGACGGTTACTAACGCCGGAGCAAACTAGAGCGCCGCTGAAGACGGCAACTAATGAGCTTCTTACTGCAGTCATTACACATACACACATCATTGTAACCAAAGGgagaaataaaaaacaaccaaaGTGCTTCTTTAAATCCACAATGCTCGGGATCTGGCATCCATAaattgtgtagggcaacaaatgtatCCTGTGGAAGCATAACCTTATGCTAGGGATTGTCTAgcataaaggaaaaaaatataattttttttatacaacatttatataccgtatataatttATAATCTACACACGGTATATAAATACTGtataagaaaaatatatttttttaaacagtaTATACACAAaaaagtgttaatttttttttctacaaaactgtCCAGGTGCAAGAATAATTAAaaacatatagatatacagtatatgggcagcacggtggctcagtggttagcactgcagccttgcagcgctggagtcctgggttcaaatcccaccaaggacaacatctgcaagtagcttgtatgttctccctgtgtttgtgtgggtttcctctgggttctcccgtttcctcccacattccaaagacataccgatagggaatttagattgtgagccctatcggggacagcgatgataatgtctgcaaactgtaaagcgctgcggaatatgttagcgctatataaaaataaagattattattaagatgATAGatgtattaaatatttttttaaactattatgagcagtttttaaattaattttgCTGGAAACCAGCCAAAAACATAACTTATATGTATTTAATATATTCCAGTCTCACCTGATAAATCGTCCGCCTCTCCAGTGGTTCCCACAGAACTTATTTATCCTGTAGCAAGGACATCACAAGCATTCTtgtcacctctgcagccaatcacagcagtGATGCTTGCATGTACAGCATGAGACCGCTaacaccagtgattggctgcagcagtcacatggacGCACGTAATGTCATTGCTGCAGATCAACTAAACAAAGACTGACAGTCCCTCCACCTACAGGCTGCAAAAACAGACCCGCAATGTACAAGAAGGCGCCTACCTCTATGCCCAAGGCTTCACTGATCATCCTCCTGCCGTTGCTGCGCAGCTTCTCGGTCGCAGCGTCGCTCCTCACCTCTATGGTCGGCTTACATCGCTTCTCCTGTATGAACGTTTCCCATTGCACGTGCACTTCTTTAGCAAGATCGGATACTTCCTTGTTACCGTGTATCTGCAAGCGCTCCACCGCCTCCCCTGTCAGAGGAGAAAAGATGATTGATTGATTTATTAGGCCTGACTGCAAGCAGTACAAGAACAACATGGCCGACTTGCATGAAAAACAGCACCGCCCCTGCCCtaaggctgtgtctggtattgcagcttggtGTTCAGCTCCGCTGCAATAAATATGGGTAATATTGAGTCCAACTAATACAGGCCTTCCAAGTGTCCGACACCTCAGACGCCATCCTGGATGTTCTGAGGATCTTCAGGATATGGAAACCTTCTTTTATAGACGTGGGGACGGCATCACTGGATGTACTTATTATATGGGCAAGGTATGACATTCTGTATGAGAGCTTGTGGAGTCAGAGGCCAATTTTGCGCACAAGGAGGGTCTTAAATAAGATTGGGAAGGTGGTTTTAATCTCATAGCTGATCAGTCAGTCTCCATGGCAACAGACTACTAACACCCCTGTGTAGTCTGCTCCTCCTTCCATGTTTCTCCTTCTTAATCATCCAGAGTCAGGCTCTCCAGTTTCCTTTTGCCACGGCCAACTCCCTCTGCTCTTCTGCCCGGACGCTCTCCGGTGACATCACACTCCCTGCCCTTATAGGCTGGGTCATGAGGCAGGACGCCACCTGAATATTCAGGTAGTTGGCACCCATGTCACTACCTAGAACCTGGTGACAAATCCGGCTCTGTTTCACAGGCTACGTCTCAGTCACAGGCTCTCATGCAGAActgatctaaggctacgttcacatttgcgttgtgcgccgcagcgtcggcgccgcagcgtacaacgcaaacaaaaacgcggcaaaacgcacactaaaacgctgcgttttgcgccgcatgcgtcgtttttggccgcaagttggacgcaaaaaaaatgcaacttgatgcgtttcttgcgtccaacgcttgcggccatgcggcgctaaacgcagcacaacgcatgtccatgcgcccccatgttaaatataggggcgcatgacgcatgcggcgcccgacgctgcggcgctgaccgcaaatgtgaacgtagccaaaagaTCTGCATTGAACTCTGAGACAGACCCAGCGCTGCTATATCGCCAAGTCAACTCTACCATAGAGTCGTGCTACTCGGCTCTGTTTCATTAGATCCTGTGTTTGCCAATTGCTCCTGTTCATACAGATCCTCCTGCTGCACTACCATCATCTGTCCGTGCTGTATCACAACTGCTCATCCAGACCAAAGGCTTCAAAGATCCACCTCACCAGGCGAGACATAACATCAGCTAACAGATGGAGGTGTGACTACAGGATCAGACTACAGGGGCTTGTAGTCTGTAACCTTGGACACACATACGTCTGCATTGGAACTGTAGATATAAAACGGTAAGCTATATTTAATGACAAAGAGAGGTCACAGATCTGAACTTCAGCCATAAAATGGGACCTTTTACCTATTTTAGTGGAACGTATCACCTCTTCAGAGGGAATTTTGTTCTTTAGTTGTGACAAAGTGTCTATCAGATTGTCTGTGCTTTGGTTGGGCAGATCCAGGATACACTTCCATCTCTTTATATCTTCCAGCACTACAACCCTCTGCacgagaagaaaagaaagagacacAGACTGACATATCGGAGGGACACACGGCCGGCTAAATCCATCTGTTGTGAAGCTTCCATAGTGCAACTTCTGGCTAAGCAGCTGCTGGGAACAACAAGTCTCAGCATGCAACCTGCAACTTAGCTAACTACTGggaaactacaagtctcagcatgaaACCCACAGCTATCCAACTACTGGGGAACTACAAGTCTCGGCATTCAACCCAAAACCTACCCAACTGCTGGAGAACTACAAGTATCAGAATGCAACCTGCAACTATCCAAATACTGGGAAactactacaagtctcagcatgcaACCTATCAACTACTGGGGAACTACAGGTCTCAGCATGCAACCTGCAGCTATCCAAATACTGTGAAACTAATAAAAGTCTCAGCATTCAACCTACAACTATCCGACTGCTGGGGAACTACAGGTCTCAGCATGAAACCCGCCGCTATCCAACTACTGGGGAAATACAAGTCGCAGCATTCAACCTACAACTATCCGACTACTGGGGAACTATAAGTCTCAGCATGTAACATGCAACTATCCAACTGTTGGGGAACTACAAGTCTCAGTATGCAACTATCCAACTGTTGGGGAACTACAAGTCTCAGTATGCAACTATCCAACTGTTGGGGAACTACAAGTCTCAGTATGCAACATGCAACTATCCGACTGCTGGGGAACTACAAGTCTCAGTATGCAACATGCAACTATCCGACTGCTGGGGAACTACAAGTCTCAGTATGCAACATGCAACTATCCGACTGCTGGGGAACTACAAGTCTCAACATGCAACCTGCAACTATCCAACTACTTGGGAACTACACCCGTCTTCAGCCAGCTCCACACAGACAGTTACCTTCAGTGAGTGCAGAGTCGCCTGGCCCTTGGACGCCTTGTGTTTCCCGGCGGCTCCCGCTGCCGGCGGTTTAGGGTTTCTGATCACGAACCTGTCCATGCTGCGACCGGTCACTACTTTTCCGTACACTCCCTTCCCATTCCGTACAAAAACATCGTCGCGCGGTGATGACGTTTGTAAACAAGTCAGTGGGCGTGGCTGAGGAACCACCTATTACGGATGTTGACTGCTGGGAGGAGAAAGATGGCCGCCACAAAGGTGTTCTGCGGGGTTGCGCTGCTGCTATGTTGCACtttgggggctcgggggtccctggACACCGCTCTGGGGGACAGCTCGTCCTGCCATCAAGTCTGCGAGGGCACCTACCCCCTCCATACATACCCTGAGGTAAGAGCAGCGCCTCCTCCCCCCAGCCCCGACCTGTACAAGCAGCGGGGGCCGCAGCAGGTTCAGCACTGACTGCTATCCTGCACTGCAGGctgctgctctctgttatcagccaagtAGTTTTTAATGGAAGGTTTTATTAAAAGTCTAGAAAACTCCCTGCATCACTGGTGTAAATATAATAtattgtatatagcagtattatatagtgtatatacctttcTACATATATATGTCAATCACCAGTGTAGGAGGAGGGACATGTGTAAACCAGTGAGCGGAACAGTAGggagcctcttggccacacccagggtgcgTCAAACAGCCTAATTAGCATATTTGAGTAAACTAcaattttctgctgtttttttttttttttttacaagaatccCCTTTAACGTCCTGTCCACTATACTCCATTCAGCTTCTTTTTAGATCTAATTCTTGGAGAGATGAGTGACCACCCATATATCCTCCTGCTGGTCTCCTGCAGCCCATATATCCTCCTGCTGGTCTCCTGCAGCCCATATATCCTCCTGCTGGTCTCCTGCAGCCCATATATCCTCCCGCTGGTCTCCTGCAGCCCATATATCCTCCTGCTGGTCTCCTGCAGCCCATATATCCTCCTGCTGGTCTCCTGCAGCCCATATATCCTCCCGCTGGTCTCCTGCAGCCCATATATCCTCCTGCTGGTCTCCTGCAGCCCATATATCCTCCTGCTGGTCTCCTGCAGCCCATATATCCTCCTGCTGGTCTCCTGCAGCCCATATATCCTCCTGCTGGTCTCCTGCAGCCCATATATCCTCCTGCTGGTCTCCTGCAGCCCATATATCCTCCTGCTGGTCTCCTGCAGCCCATATATCCTCCTGCTGGTCTCCTGCAGCCCATATATCCTCCTGCTGGTCTCCTGCAGCCCATATATCCTCCTGCTGGTCTCCTGCAGCCCATATATCCTCCTGCTGGTCTCCTGCAGCCCATATATCCTCCTGCTGGTCTCCTGCAGCCCATATATCCTCCTGCTGGTCTCCTGCAGCCCATATATCCTCCTGTTGGCCTCCTGCAGCCCATATATCCTGTTGGTCTCCTGCAGCCCATATATCCTCCTGCAGCCCATATATCCTCCTGTTGGCCTCCTGCAGCCCATATATCCTCCTGTTGGCCTCCTGCAGCCCATATATCCTCCTGTTGGCCTCCTGCAGCCCATACATCCTCCTGTTGGCCTCCTGCAGCCCATACATCCTCCTGCTGGTCTCCTGCAGCCCATATATCCTCCTGTTGGTCTCCTGCAGCCCATATATCCTCCTGTTGGTCTCCTGCAGCCCATATATCCTCCTGTTGGTCTGCAGGAATTCAGTCATTTTTCCAGGATCCTCAGTGGCACATTGAGCCGGTTTTCTTACAGAGATGCAACCTGCCCTCCAGATCCTTGTAGGTCTAGGCAGGATTATAGGAAAGCTGGATAATTTTCTCACCCTGCAGCGCTAGTTCGGGATGTTTGCCGTATCATGTCCTGTGTATGTGCCGAATGACTTCTTAACCAGTTCATGAACATTTTTCCCCTGTTCATGAccaggtacattttttttttttctacatgatCTTTCAAGAGTTCTAAAAAAACATTTCTCATTCAGgtataaatatttttttcctttctctgAGATACGTGGggcctcttttttttaattttttttatatccttattatattccttttttttcccccatttttcttttttttcattacaaCGTACTCctataaagtgttatctgagcatgctcatgtgctaacagtgtcgtcggcgtgctcgaataatgtgtttgagtccccgcggctgtatgtctcatggctgttagacagctacGACACATGCAGGGGTTAATTGTTTGTTAGGTAATCTCTGcaagtgttgcagctgtctaacagccgtgagacatgcagccgcgaggactcaaacattttttgagcatgccaaagtcactcagcacacacgagcatgctcggattacCCCTTTTATGAGCACATTGGCTCAttactccaaatggccatcatataccgacctccgggcccgaccactgcctttattgaccaattctccacctggctccttcactttctgtctgctgacattcccaccatcatcatgggtgacttcaacatccccattgacacccaacagtcagcagcctccaaactcctctcccttacttcatcctttggacttactcattggtcctcctcagccacccacacagacggagatACATTAgatctggtcttcacccgtctctgctctctaacttcaccacctcccctctccttctatctgaccaccatctgctcactttctcatctctgtcctcctcacctgtcacccatgtccagcaacattcgcacccacgcaggaacctctcaCACATAGACAACCACACACTCtcggactctatcctaccactggcaaccataccctcactccacgacacagacactgccatttctttctacaatgccacttttgcatcagctattgacatggtcgcccctgtcatgcatagccgagtgcgacgaaccaatagacaaccctggcacaataacatcactaaaaagctccggcaagtatccagaattgcagaacggcattggaagaaaactcattcgcaagatgatttcactgcactcaaacaagcaacactggcattcaaatcagctctcacctctgctaaacaggcctacttcacaaccctcgtatcttccctatcccacaaccccaaacagttgttcaacacttttaactccctcctccacccaccactgccccctccgagtttccTAATCgtggccgaggactttgccacgcaattcaaaaataagatcgaccaaacaaggcaaatctttgttgtcaaaccaccacaacccctttgtatgagagaccaatgcccaaaccccataacttcactctccaaaatctctgaaggggagcttgctcatcttctctccaaatcacacctcaccacttgtgcacttgaccccatcccacctcctccccaacctcaccaccacactaatccgatccctaacccatctcttcaacctattactaACTTCTGGtgccttccccactgctttcaaacatgccacaatcacacctgtccacaaaaagccatcccttgacccaagcggtatgtccagctatcgtcccatatctttgctcccatttgcatccaaactccttgagcagcacgtccatgctgaactttcctctcactttgcatctaactctctcttcgacaacctacaatctggcttccgtccccaccattccactgagactgccctgaccaaaattactaacgacttacttacagccaaagctaacagacaattctctatactcctcctcctagacctgtcctctgccttcgacacagttgaccactgcctcctactatagatcctctcctcctttggcatcaaagacctcgccctatcctggatctcctcataccttaccaaccgcacatttagagtttcctactcccatactacctcttcatctcgccccctctctgttggtgtcccccaaggctctgttctaggacccttactcttctcaatctatacactcggcctgggacaactcataaggtcctatggcttccagtaccatctatatgctgatgactctcagatctacctctctggcccagatgtcacctctctgctctccagaatcccagagtgtctatcagccatatcctccttcttctcctctcgcttcctcaagctcaatgtggacaaatctgaactaattatctttcctccttctcgcacatcttccctacctgatctatctatcaaaataaatgaaatcacactttcccctgtccccaaaatccgctgcctcggagtaaccctggactctgccctgtccttcaaaccgctcatccaagctctcgccacctcctgtcacctcctgtcgcctccagctcaaaaatatttccagaatccgtcctttcctcaaccctcactctaccaaaattcttgtgcatgccctaatcatctcctgcctcgattactgcaacaccctcctctgtggcctaccttctaacactctcgcacttctccagtccgtccttaactctgctgcccgactaattaatctctctcctcgctactcctccgcttcccctctttgcaaatcccttcactggctcccaatttcccagcatatccagtttaaactacgaacactgacctacaaagccatgcataatctttctcctccatatatttccaaactaatctctcaatatcttccctcgtgtaatctctgatcctcccaagacctccttctctcctccacgcttattcgctcctcacccaattgcctccaagacttctccagaatatcacccatcctctggaattctgtgccccaacacatccggttatccaccacatttggatccttcaaaagaaacctgaaaacccatctcttcaaagaagcttacagactgtaaagaccacacggccacctcaacaccattggagctactgcaacccccgacctactgtctccttccccaccatcctgtagaatataaaccagcaagggcagggtcctcgcccctctgtaccagtctgtcattgttagttttgtttactgtacagtaagtgatatttgtattttgatgtaacccattctcatgtacagcaccatggaattaattgtgctatataaattaataataataattactaatTACATcatttcaatgcttttttttttttgctggttttCACTGTAACTGGGGTTATCATATCAGCCCCATTTACAGAGCAAATTCAGTCTCTTGACTATATTGCTGAGTTCAAGTGAGTCTGTTAGGATcctgcagctcctgctccctccttgCATCACATGATCGCTGGGTACAGAGCAGGGAGTGCTGTCAGCGCCTCCTACACCGCATACACAACGCATGGTCAGAACTCAGCAGtcaggaaggcagagatggtagtaaccatctctgccttctcagtGGGGAGTTCGGCCATCTCTCACATCCGGCTTTTGCTCCTGCAGTTGCTTACTTTGCAGGGGTGTTTTAGAACTTGCTGACTGCTTGGACATCTAATCTCTTTGAATAGTCTTTGGGTCCAGCCAATGCCCTTTTGATCAAGTAATATATTGTCTTTTTTCCCTCTATGTAATGCACCTTTGAGTAAAGTACAATGAGTTCTATATCAGCCGGTCAGTAATAATTAGGTCTCCAAAAGTCTAACTGTACAGCCGTCATTCTTCATAAAATAGGACCTCCCCACttgtgtctccaagacttctcttgtgcttcaCCAGTTATTTGGATTGTGATATCACCGAGAATTAGATACATTCCCAGCATAGATCTATAGGGGCTTTCAAGTACAGTTTTATTGATAGTCTAATCATGGGCTAGGTCATCCACATAATATTTTTAGGGGTCCACACATCGGCTCCAACGGCGACCACTAAACACTCCATGACTGAGTGCTCCTCTGCTCATCAACTCTACTTTGGGCCACCGGCGGAGGTGAAAACATCTGATCTGGTCTGAAtctcccactgatctgatattggggAATGGTGACCAATCACATAGATAATTGtagtggaatacccctttaagcccaCCATAAAAAACACTTCTTATTTTGTAGCCAGACCTATCACATTTCATAAGTGGATTTTATTGTTTCTCCAAACTTTGACCCTTCATCGTGCAGAATCCTGCACACTCCTTCTGCAGACAGATACTGTCTGGTCATGAGCTTGTACAGGGCTTACCCTAGGAGATAATGCAGAAAAAATCCGCTGCGTCCACAAAATAGGACCCCAGTGTAACGTGGAGGCTGTTCCTGTATTATCGTGCTGATTTGCTGCAGGTGTCCTGGGGGGATTTATGACGAGCGACATTACAGCAGTGGGCTTTACCCAGTAACTACAACTCCATTATGGGGCCACAATGGGCgctgtctaatatgtatggggtggTGGGTTATCTGGCTCGCTTTCAGGAGAATGGTGGGGGGAGATCAGGCGAATGGTGGGGGGAGatcaggcatgttggatttcaacatgcccagcTGATCTCATGGGAGATAATCTCCTGCTAGAATTCTCAGGCTCCGGCTTCTCTCCTTCCTTCATAATAATACACACAATTGTGAGTGTGCAGTATTTGGGGGGTTGGTGGGGGGCAGCTGCTACTGGAACAAAGCTTTCCTGAAAAGTATGGGCACCTGGTTTCTGGCTGGTTGCACCTGCATTTTGTGCTGTTTTCGGGGTATTTGCAGTCTCTTTTTTTTCTAGATGAAGTGACTTTTTCACAGCATGAAACAAGGAATCAGGTTGTACCAGTGCAGCTTATACTTCTCCTACATTTGCCTTCAAGGCTGAAATAATGTATCTGCTCAGCCTCCGTCCAGAGCGCTCAGATGTTGTTAAACACCTTGTAATCTTATTACACCTTGGGGACATATGTCATACATTGCAAATGTACAGCATGGGGTGCTATCGGAGCTGAGCCCGCTCTATCCGCAGGAGCTACACGGCAGAATATTACTGCTGACTCTCAGATACAGGAACCAAGCAGGTCTGTGCACTGTTTATTTTGTTACGTGTCTTTGTATTATAATAGCACAATACCTGCCGGATGCACATGAGACTTGGCAGGCACCTGTCCACGCAACCGTTTCCACACCTCTGGAAATTAAAGAGAAACCCTTTGACCCTGTAGAACGTCGTTGCATTCAAAATACATGATGATATATCTGCTGTCTGAATCCTGTTCCTTTATGGCTGATGGATATATTCCAGTCCATGGACAGAAGtttcttcttcttttctctctgtaGGAGGAGGAGCTGTTTGCCTGCCATCGTGGCTGTCGGCTTTTTTCCATCTGTCAATTTGCTAATGAAGGAGACGACTTGAACAAAACTAAGACAGAATGTGAATCAGGTGAAATATGGGGTGCATTTGGTTATACGAGCGTACGTTTGTTTTCGGGGCGGTTTATGTCATTAGGCGGCCCTCGTAATGTCACAGCATCTTAatgataccctaagggtatgttcacatgtattTCCCTCAATAAAGAATATTGACGTTAGGTGCATGCACCCACTTGCCAGCACCTCATCCATTTACATGGCTGGAGCCAGGAGACGTCGACACAAGCTCCCTGGGTGGTCCTGATTGGACACAAGCTCCCTGGGTGGTCCTGATTGGACACAAGCTCCCTGGGTGGTCCTGATTGGACACAAGCTCCCTGGGTGGTCCTGATTGGACACAAGCTCCCTGGGTGGTCCTGATTGGACACAAGCTCCCTGGGTGGTCCTGATTGGACACAAGCTCCCTGGGTGGTCCTGATTGGACACAAGCTCCCTGGGTGGTCCTGATTGGACACAAGCTCCCTGGGTGGTCCTGATTGGACACAAGCTCCCTGGGTGGTCCTGATTGGCCAAAAGGACTTTGGTTAACTTGGGGCCCCCGTCCAAGTGGAGCCGTGCAAACTTTATTCAAAGACTAGGGTAGCTTAGCGCCATACTCTCCTATCTTCTTTAGACCCATAGACTTTGGAGAGGGGATATGCACTTGTGTGACCACAGCTATATTCGGGCTCCTGGCCCCTGTCCTAGCAATACGTGGGGTCCCACAAGTCAGAACTTCCCCATTAAATGAACAGTTATCCTGCACTTGATGATAACTTCTACTAACTGGGACAACCTTTTAAGTTC
Coding sequences:
- the TCEANC2 gene encoding transcription elongation factor A N-terminal and central domain-containing protein 2 → MDRFVIRNPKPPAAGAAGKHKASKGQATLHSLKRVVVLEDIKRWKCILDLPNQSTDNLIDTLSQLKNKIPSEEVIRSTKIGEAVERLQIHGNKEVSDLAKEVHVQWETFIQEKRCKPTIEVRSDAATEKLRSNGRRMISEALGIEAGDSLAECIEREVFHQSSRLINVHYRRTVRALVFALKNKPEIRTQVKDGHLPVNQLVQRHKK